In Zingiber officinale cultivar Zhangliang chromosome 8B, Zo_v1.1, whole genome shotgun sequence, a single genomic region encodes these proteins:
- the LOC122013844 gene encoding probable CCR4-associated factor 1 homolog 11: MIFDPQELESLEEDDDMEDEHFEDDEYVTILFPDKFVIIWGIDSCTFAHHLATSGLLSFGHFSPVSWVTFQGAYDFAFLVKMFTCDCKLPKTIHEFLHLVHFFFGKRVFDVKHLCKHCPGLYGGLERVASTVRVERAVGSRHQSGSDSLLTWQVFYQIAFRVNPQLIHRPEHMGTLFDLQLQ, encoded by the exons ATGATTTTTGATCCACAAGAGTTGGAATCACTTGAAGAAGATGATGACATGGAAGATGAACACTTTGAAGATGATGAATATGTGACAA TTTTATTTCCTGATAAATTTGTTATCATATGGGGCATCGACTCTTGCACATTCGCCCACCACTTGGCCACCTCCGGCTTGCTTTCCTTTGGCCATTTTTCTCCCGTCTCCTGGGTTACCTTCCAAGGCGCCTATGACTTCGCCTTCCTAGTCAAGATGTTCACATGCGACTGCAAATTACCAAAGACCATTCATGAGTTCTTGCACCTCGTTCACTTCTTTTTCGGCAAAAGGGTGTTCGATGTGAAGCACCTTTGCAAGCATTGTCCTGGGCTTTACGGAGGATTGGAGCGGGTGGCCTCTACCGTCCGAGTTGAGCGAGCAGTGGGCTCTCGACATCAGTCCGGCTCTGATAGCTTATTAACATGGCAGGTATTCTACCAAATCGCCTTTCGTGTGAATCCACAACTCATCCATCGTCCAGAACACATGGGAACACTCTTTGACCTCCAACTgcaatag